A stretch of the bacterium genome encodes the following:
- a CDS encoding CHC2 zinc finger domain-containing protein has protein sequence MESNKVSLLEAVEVFGKDAVPVLNEKAWSLNEDEEKTQALLDLKVAAAKRSYQKYDEFVSWFLTRIATYRTASWLARIKKERKSIDRAMLLLNKGENKDWERKVETARQIPIEELFAGKLRKVSRSRFVGLCPLHQEKTPSFTIYTHNNSWYCFGCNQGGDSLDLLMRLENLEFKVAVRRLA, from the coding sequence ATGGAAAGTAATAAAGTCTCCTTGTTGGAAGCGGTCGAAGTCTTTGGTAAAGACGCCGTTCCTGTCCTGAATGAAAAGGCCTGGAGTCTGAATGAGGATGAGGAAAAAACCCAAGCCCTGCTGGACTTGAAAGTCGCCGCCGCAAAAAGAAGCTACCAAAAGTATGATGAGTTCGTTAGTTGGTTCCTTACTAGGATAGCGACCTATCGAACCGCCTCATGGCTAGCCAGGATCAAAAAAGAACGTAAAAGCATTGATCGTGCCATGCTACTTCTCAACAAAGGTGAGAACAAAGATTGGGAAAGGAAAGTTGAAACCGCCCGACAAATCCCCATAGAAGAACTTTTCGCTGGAAAACTGAGAAAAGTGAGCAGAAGTAGATTTGTGGGACTTTGCCCACTTCACCAAGAAAAAACCCCATCCTTCACAATTTACACCCACAACAACTCTTGGTACTGCTTCGGCTGCAACCAGGGTGGAGACAGCCTTGATCTACTGATGAGGTTGGAAAACTTGGAGTTCAAGGTCGCGGTTAGGAGGCTGGCATGA
- a CDS encoding thermonuclease family protein: MPKINAEEIRKLFEGKKKFFTIPMAIILGLGLLPITIGLGIGYLAYKKIPNTTQRNVALGVIALVTLGATFAWFNMSSTEPEPQPSQQTTQSNETKEKAKIENVFKVTKVVDGDTIEIEGGKHVRYIGIDTPETVDPRKEVQCFGQEASDKNKEMVEGKEVRLEKDVSETDKYDRLLRYVYVGDTFVNDSLVRQGYARASSYPPDVKHQDQFTEAEKEARENDRGLWSECEKKEEAAPPTTTPPPTTSGNCDPSYPDVCIPKYPPDLDCGDITYRKFKVLPPDPHGFDGKDNDGVGCES; encoded by the coding sequence ATGCCAAAAATTAACGCCGAGGAAATAAGAAAACTGTTTGAAGGTAAAAAGAAATTCTTTACTATCCCTATGGCCATAATCTTGGGTCTAGGTTTACTTCCAATCACAATCGGGTTAGGTATCGGCTACTTAGCTTACAAAAAGATTCCCAACACTACCCAAAGAAATGTTGCCCTGGGAGTCATTGCTTTAGTTACTTTGGGAGCCACCTTTGCTTGGTTTAACATGTCCTCCACCGAGCCTGAACCTCAACCTAGCCAACAAACAACACAATCAAATGAAACCAAAGAGAAAGCAAAGATTGAGAATGTCTTTAAGGTCACTAAGGTAGTTGACGGCGACACTATTGAAATTGAAGGTGGGAAACACGTCCGCTACATCGGGATTGATACTCCAGAAACAGTTGATCCCAGAAAAGAAGTCCAATGCTTTGGCCAGGAAGCCTCCGACAAAAACAAAGAGATGGTCGAAGGGAAAGAAGTTAGGCTTGAGAAAGATGTTTCCGAAACTGACAAATACGACCGACTCCTCCGTTACGTTTATGTTGGCGATACTTTTGTTAATGACAGCCTTGTTAGGCAAGGTTACGCTAGAGCTTCGTCTTACCCACCAGACGTAAAACACCAAGACCAGTTCACCGAAGCAGAGAAGGAGGCTAGGGAAAACGATCGAGGCCTGTGGTCAGAATGTGAGAAAAAAGAGGAAGCAGCACCCCCAACAACAACCCCACCGCCAACAACTAGTGGGAATTGTGATCCTTCCTACCCTGATGTTTGTATTCCGAAGTACCCACCTGACCTAGACTGCGGCGACATTACTTACAGGAAGTTTAAGGTCTTACCTCCTGACCCACATGGGTTTGACGGAAAGGACAACGACGGGGTCGGTTGTGAAAGTTGA
- a CDS encoding DUF3761 domain-containing protein, protein MDWGIFLIVLFFGWIIIAFINDSRFSKDHKILSKLTIVIVGIAALVIGLAWAEESPRTPTRTRSTTPYIQQSEPSALCRDGTLSYSSNRRGTCSHHGGVSVWY, encoded by the coding sequence ATGGATTGGGGAATTTTTTTAATCGTCTTATTCTTTGGTTGGATAATAATAGCCTTCATTAACGACTCAAGATTTTCCAAAGATCATAAAATTCTAAGTAAGCTAACGATAGTAATTGTGGGTATTGCTGCCCTTGTAATAGGTTTGGCTTGGGCAGAGGAGTCCCCACGAACTCCAACAAGAACTAGAAGTACCACACCTTACATTCAACAATCAGAACCAAGTGCACTCTGTCGAGATGGAACATTAAGTTACAGCTCCAATCGGCGGGGAACTTGCTCCCATCATGGCGGAGTAAGTGTTTGGTACTAA